Below is a genomic region from Oreochromis niloticus isolate F11D_XX linkage group LG13, O_niloticus_UMD_NMBU, whole genome shotgun sequence.
AATTTATTCAAAGAAGCATTTGCCTGTTTGCTTGCTCTTTTTCACGATCATTGATATGATTCTTAGTTTTTGTAATAAAAAAGGATTGTAATCATCAGCATCAACATTTCTATTTGTCTTACTGTTAGATGTATGATGTATCATGTTTTGTTCATGAATATATTGTATGTGGTTTGTAGTTTAAAAAATAGCTCCGTGTGTATATAAAATCTCTATGCACAGCAGAgcaatatctatctatctatctatagatagatagatagatagatagatagatagatagatagatagatagatagatagatggatggatgactggtcccatccaactaccggccgataacctgcctcagtactacatggaaactcctgtcaggcatcatagcggctaagatgaataggcacatggctcaatacatggGTGAggcacagaaaggaattggCAAGAACACCAGAGGGGCTAACACCAGCTATTGGTAAACCAAGCAGTCACCCAAGACTGTAAGactaggctgaccaacctgtgcactacCTAGATTGACTACAagaggcctatgactcaatgccccacatcTGGATCCTAgaatgcctagaactatacaagatcaacaggactctaagagccttcatcaggaactcaattcACCATCACGtgtgggatctaccaaggagatgcgcTGTCCCCACttctgttctgcataggcctgaaccccctcccctcagtgagatcatcaacaagactggctatggataccgactacggagcggagcagttgtcagccacctcctctacatggatgacatcaagctgtatgccaagagtgaacaagacatcgattcactgatccgcaccaccaggatatacagcaatgacatcagaATGTCATtcagactggagaagtgtagttggatgataacaaagagagggcaAAGTATTCAGAAcagaggggattgaactaccagaaggcaacattgcagacatagaggacagttacaggtacctggggatcccacaggcaaatgggaaccatgaagaggccgctaggaaagctccAACCACCAAgtaactgcagagggtcaggcaagtcttGAGGAGTCAGCCGaacagtggctggacaaagctggactgaaagacagcacagaggcactgaTCATGGCAGCataggaacaagctctgagtacaagatccatagaggctggggtctttcacaccaggcaagactcCAGGTGCAAGCTGTGTacagatgcccctgagacaattcagcacataacagcagggtgcaagatgctagcaggcagggcatacatggaacgccataaccaagtggccggcatagagagcaggaacatctgtgccaagtGTGGCGtagaagtcccgaggtcaaaatggaaGACATCCTCAAGGGTGGTGGAGTATGGCTGAgttaagatcctgtgggacttccagatacagatggacaaaatggtggtggctaatcaactggacatagtggtggtagacaagcagaagacggctgtagtgatagatgtagctatacagaatgacagcaacaccaggaagaaggaacacaagaagctagagaagtaccaagggctcagagaggagctcaagaagatgtggagggtgaaggtaacagtggtcccagtggtaatcaggGCACTATTTGCAGTGACTCCCaggcaagtggctccagcagatcccaggaacaacatcggagatctctgtccagaagagcgcagtcctaggaacagctaagatattgcacaggaccctcaagctcccattcctctggtagaggacaggagcttgaaggatagaccgccgcccacaggggcgagaggggaatttttaaaaatatatatctgaGCAGTTCCTATAGGCTTAATATTTATCTGGCCTTCTACTTTTGTCTATATTGTATATTTTCATGATTtgaaattaataataacaataataataataataataataataataataataataataataatggattgcatttatatagcgcttttcaggacccctcaaagcgctttacaataccactattcattcactctcacattcatacaccggtgaaggcaagctacagttgtagccacagctgccctggggcagactgacagatgtACAACAAGAGTTGTACATGTAATTTAATCCAAATAGTAACTTCTTGCTGTCATGTTTTAAGTAATTCAGTCCACATTGACTTTGCAACCTGTAAATTACAGCAAATTATGTCATTGAGGTAACTAATAATAAGACCATAAGTATGAGGAACTAATAGCAAGGCACGTATGAAGTGTTGCATTTTCATATTGcataaattaaaaatagatgCAGACTTGACGTTGGTTTATGTGGCGTAAGTCTATTTACTCACAGGTATAGCTGCTCAtcttattgcttttttttctcttcagtgtATTTGAAGGTCAGTCAAATGAGCTGTTTAAATACCTAATGTTCCACAAGCTAACATCAACACATGATAATAAAGATAACAATAAAATCCAGTAATGTGAAGGAAGAATTTTTAAGTAAACATAACCATGAAAATACTTGTATTACTATATTTGTTCTTGTTCCACGAGTTCACAGCGTAACTACACTCAGTGAAGTTTTAATAACAGATGGAAAATGTGTCTTCATGCAATGTTTCTATGACTCCAAATATATATACTTGTACTAATGTAAAGTACTTGTATGATGGATATTGTTGGCAAACTGCTgctatgaaataaaaacaaaagaaatatttaatgtCTAATAGAAATGTAGTGCATTTATTACATGTACTGTATGTAGTGGAGATCAATGAAAGGTCAGATGACATGAAGTATTGTCATATATGTGGCACCAGGTGTATCATAAGTACATTTCAGTATATTTTACATAGACTATTATTGTtgatgattttttattttacttatttatttatttatttacatttgttcaGAGTAAGAAAGTTGTAGAGCTAAGACATTTACACAAaccagatttttatttatttatttattttctttgctttaagttgcttttttaaattaatgtttttcttgttttctcttttttgttttttctatgaTTATATTATGATTATGGATTTGCCTGTTTTGGTGTAAGACTAATGGTAGGATTTATAGAGAGTTGTCCATCTCTAGAAAGAATGCCCCCTCTCCTTTTAATGAAACTGTTGGCTGTTACTGGTAATAGGCTGCTACTGGTTGTACTGCTGTTGTGAAAGAAGAGTGCAATAAGGCTCCATCTTGTGGTGGGTTTGATATGTAGTTAGATATTTATTCTGAGAGAACTGAGTGACATTAGTAATTATGATTGAATGGATCTGTTGTATGATTGAGTTACTGAGGGGGGAAAAGCTGATGTGGAAGACTGGCTGCTCACAAGAGGAGACCCAAATATAATATCTAGATGAAGGaatgttcatttatttaacatttctCCATGAGCATGGCACATGTTACTAACTAATTGCCAAATTATCGTGCGAGATCAATCAATTGGAGACCAgaacaacaaacgacggaggcacctgacaagtgcaatcaaacgatgagtttattaacaccggagaggaaacatcagcatatgtcttcctctgacaaaaatacattgaatgctggttttatagcatagaaaattaacgcccacacaatacaggtcaaaaatacattgtgtacagtcattgtttacagacaagggtacatcttgtacatctctaataactataaacagacatgtaacttctcttttctataacacctgccttttaaggtaataaacttcaagcttcagggtctctaagggctaataattgatcctcgtcaccaatcactaagtagacagaattggcgcaggtctcaaaaagaagcagaagacacttgggcctttcgctcaggcctgctactagattaatatgtgtattgtaagcatgcatgcaattaacctgctatgttctcatcttccctcaacatgtatcacctggacactcaccagtgaagcttaaaaccctcttggatggaacatcaactccaaATCAGCatagatatgcaatgtgtataaaatgaactaaacctgtgaatagaatgaatgtgatgacaaacatattcaatgcaatatgaaccctgtaagaaatattactgataaaataatgctgtaaaacatgttcttaatgcatttatcataaggcagattatatggtagcaataaaagaatctctgaatcccaacagTTACTAAACCTATCACTAACTACTCCAAGTGATTATAAATTCTACATTAATTCCAAATATGAGTAAATTTTAGTACCAGAAGATAGAGAAGATACTTTCTTGTCACAagaggtcaccacagcaggtggcgccacatgtttgatttaacagaatttCATGATGGATTTCTTTTCTGACATAATCTCAATGAAGATTTGTGTTTTTAGAAACTGAACCAGCAACCTTTCACTTGACACATGAATATACTATAATATGGAACCActctaagagagagagagagagattagaATACATTTGATTACTATACTTATTACTGCCTTTTTTTCATTGTAGATACTATTCATACCTTTGCAGGAGACAGTATATTTAAAAAGGGACAACACAGCTCGGataccttttttatttttctgcattatttctTTGCATTATTCCAGTTACTTGCCCATTATTCTGTGGACAGGTAACTGGTCTTCTAATGAAGTTTCtcataaatgttttaaagagaCTACATTGGAAAAAAGAGGTTTCGTCTGAATTCAGATACAGAGGTGGAGAGGttagaataataaacaaaaatataagGAACCCAATACATATAACAAACTCTataaacagtaacagtaacaagATTTCTAAAGTAACCAGTACAAAATTCGAAGTAGCAGAATGACAATGGAACCAACAGGAAATCGAAAAaatttatataatataaataaaatataaaatataatataaagaaTCTTGgttaaacaaaaccaaaaataagCCAGAATAAAAACTCATAATGTAGCTTTCTAGGACATATGTCAGGGTCTATGACAACAAAAGTGATTGGTTATATGACACAAgttataaaaaccaaaaaagactGTTAAAAACATGACATGTGAGGACAGTCATTACTGGTGTTTTATGGAGTTTCAGGTACATGAACACCAGACATGGAAGACGGgctttgtctgtctgtcaccAGAGGTAAGACTGCACAAGTACATTTCAAATAAGCAATTTTCATAGACAACATCTTTACATGTTATAGTAAAAATGAATCAAATTTCTACTTTTTTCCATCAAGGTTCATCCAGTTTCTATGTGAATCATAAGGATATTACAGGGTTTAATGGAGGgaacatcagaatcagaatcagaaagggttttattgccaaatgttgagcaggtttacaacattaggaaattgctgtggtacttagtgcaaaacatactgtaagacaacacttaaataaacataaagataagaattaaaagtgctaagcaGATTTAATATATACATGTGTGCAGGTGATGATCAGTGCAAAAGTGGAATAGATGCAGAGAACACAGTATAGGGTCATGTGTTTGTGGTGGGAACAGTCATgtggttattgttcatgagtccaacagcagagggcaagaaactgttcttatggcgagaggttctggtccaaatggaccggagcctcctgcctgaggggaggaGGTCAAatagactgtgtccagggtgagaagggtcagctgtgatccgagctgcacgccgcagtgtcctggaggtgtacaggtcctgcagagatgggagtctgcagccaatcaccttctcaccAGAGCGCACAACATgctgcagtctctgtttgtccctgatggtggctccagcgtaccacacggtgatggaggaggtgaggatggactcgatgattgcagtgtagaattgcatcatcgtccgtgttggcaggttgaatttcttcagctgcctcaggaagtacatcctgtGCTGGCCCTTCTTTATGACGGAGGTGATGTTGGGCTCCCACTTGAggtcctgggtgatggtggtaccGGAACCGGAATGAGtccacagaggtgatgagggtgtcagtcaggatgatgggggggagtggggctgtgtgcttcctaAACTccacaataatctccactgtctggacattcagcaccaggttgttgtggctgcaccaggacaccagacGTTCAACCTCCCTCCTGTAGGCAGACTCATCCCCATCTGAGATGAGTCCGataacggtggtgtcatctgcaaacttaattagcttgacagactggtggATGGAGGTGCAGCAGCTGGTGTACAGGGAGAAGAGTagaggagaaagaacacagcCCTGGGGGGGACCCGGTGCTGATGGTCCGGGAGTCCGAGGCACTCTTCCCCAGCCTcacatgctgcttcctgtccaTCAGGAAGTCAGTGATGCACCAGCAGATCGGATCAGGCACATTCATCTGGGAAAGCTTGCCTTGGAGATGGTCTGGAaggatggtgttgaaggcagagctgaagtccatgAACAGGATCCTGGCGCAGGTTCCCAGgaagtccagatgctgcaggatgaagTGTAGAGCCATGTTGAGAGCATCGTCTACAGACCCGTTTgctctgtatgcaaactgcaggggTTCCAGGAGGGGGGCCGTGGGTGTCTTGAGGTAGGAGAGGACCAGGCGCTCAAAtgacttcatgaccacagatgtcagagccacaggtCTGTAGTAATTTAGTCCAGTGATCCTTGGCTTCCTGGGGACAGGGACTATGGTGGATGACTTGAAGCAGGCAGGCACATGACATGCCTACAGTGAGGAgttgaaaatgccagaaaacactgggGCCAGCTCATTTGCACAGTGCCTGAGAGTGGCAGGAGACACACCGTCTGGGCCAGGAGCTTTCCAAGCATTTAGGCTTTTAAACTGCTTCCTCACATGTGCTTCATGAATATGAAGGCTTGTAGTGGGAGACGGTGGTGTGAAATCCTCCTTGGTGTGGGGTGAAGAAGGGGGTGTTGTGGGTGAAGTCTTTGATGGTGCTGATGACTCTGTTGTGGGGGGAGAGGGGGAGGTGGGggaatctaaggagcttggaaagaaaagcatctggacttctttaagttggttgaagacgtttcacctctcatccgagaagcttcttcagttctagggtcaaatggtggagagtctcAGATTTAAGCTCTGTGGGAGTAACCCACcgagagggacaatggaccccctaatgatcctctacctaatcacataagccaaggtgtgaaaatggttCAGGGGAATGAGTGTTCACGGTGTCTCTATTGTTGGGGCTGATGGAGGTGTGAAGGCTGCTTGATGGCTCATCAAAATGGCACTAAAAGTCGTTGAGGGTGTTGGCCAAGAGCAAGTCATCAGTGGAGTGGGGGGTTTTAGGCTTGTAGTTAGTGATATTCCTAAAACGTTTCCACACACAGAGGCCGAGTCATTGCCTGAGATCCGCTGCTGCATCTTCTCAGAGTGCTGATGTTTAGCAGTGTCCACGTCTTTACTGAACCTGTACTTGGCCTCTCTGTAGCAGTCCCTGTCTCCACTTCTGAACGCCTTGTGTTACCCTAGAAGAGTTATACATTCAAATTATTTTGTACCtgatctgttttctttgtaatttgtttaaatttcagctataaagctgtttttgagtTTTATGGTCCTTGTTGCTGAGTCGTGCATTTGGATCCCAATTCCTGCCTGTTACAGTTCACCCTGATAGCTGGGTCTTCTCTGTTGTGTATTTTAAGAAGTTATTGGTTTCTAAAATTAAACTTACCACAGTGCATGtcctgtgaccctgaattagATGGACAGAcggacaataaaaacaaagaggaaaaaatactgtaatgaatttcatttagtttgttatattgtttttattccaCTGTGTTTTCCTACAGGCTATCATCGTCCCTGTTATGACATGCTAATTCATTTTGCATTAagcttattatttttatttatttattagtgctgtcagcgttaatctcgttaaaatgactttaacgccataaccgcattaacacggcaaatctccgttagcgagttagcgcGGATCGCCCTGAGCATGGGGCTGCACGGCGTTAATgccgttaacgtcattttaacgagattaatgctgacagcactgCTATTTATTTATAGGAACAAGAATGCCATGTTGTTCTTTTGCTTAACAATCTTGTGAGCAAAATCAAGTTTAAAAATTTCATAGAATATGTTGTACTTGTACTTTCATAAAATATAACTTCTATGATTTAGGTGATTTATCTTACTACACATGCTTAGAATTCAATACAAAAGAAGTTTAAACTGTGTTTTGATTTCCGTTTCACCTCTCTCgtgtttcttctttgtttccCAGAGTTCATTTGCAAACTGGGATGAGAATGTGACATACAGCTCTGtggttttgtaatttaaaaaacacacacacacacacaaaagctatGTTTAAAGAACTCCGCATGGTTTCTCACATAGCGAAGTGTTGCTCCTTTTACACATTTTCACCACATGAGCAGTACGACTCAATGGACAGCAATGTTGGTGTGTTAGCTGTTGAGAAAACTGGTGGGGGCACTGGGAAGCTATGGACACTGATTTCTGGTGAGTCATTCATCCCCAGTAAGATTTCAGAGTCTACATGAATCAAACTACTGAAGGCGCCATCTCTGTTTGGGTTTTGTAATTGCATGTTTAATGCAAgagaaataagaacaataatcaCTAATTATGACTGAGTGGATTGTTGTATCTGTTTCATGTTGTTTGGGGGAGTTACAGTGGAGGAAAAAAGCTGATGTGGAAGAATGAGCGatgaaagtggaaaactgtgtaTATTCTCTAGATGAAGGGATGTTATTTCTCCAACTGTTGCTAACTCCAtaatttaaatattgttttctgAAGCCAGTACTGAAGGCAATAATATTATTTGTTGAGTTACATAATAATGAAGAGAAAtcatggaggaaaaaaaagaccatCACTGCTGAAGCTGCAGATGTTGACCAGCATGAATGTTATATCGTTTTTGAATAAttgaataatttaaaatcaacaattaaaaatactatatataaaatatatattgcaTAAGACATAAAGTTCATACTACGAGGTCAAAACTGTTCTGATGCATCTGGAAGTGGCAATCTCCTCCAGAGAGGGCAGAGAGCATCTGATGATCTTCTGTGATTGTTTATGACTCTCTGCAGTAAGTAATGACACTCTCGATTGTGGCACGGTAAAAGGACACAAGCAGCTTCTGgttcagtctgtttttattgagGAAACACAGGAAGTACAGACACTGCATTATCTTTGCTGCCATCACCCATGTGTTCTCCGACTATGACAGATCATTTGAGATCATAATCAGAAGGAGGCCATTGTCTCTACCCATTCTCCATTTATGTAGAGAGGGGTATAATCCTCTGCAGTCTTACAGAAGTCAAAGATGACCTCCTTGTTTTTGTGGTGTTTAGAAGCAGATTGTTGGCTGCACACCACTCTGTCAGCAGCCACATCCCCTCTCTGTAACCAGCCTCTTCCCCCTTTGTGATGATGtgtaagttcaataaggaagatcttcAGTCACACATCTGTGTGCTTCCCCAGTGCTGGCAGCAAATCTAAGCTTTAGATCATTTTCACTTTCCCATGCCATCAAGCTGGTTGTGACATCACTggtctagtccaatcatctttctGCTGGCCTTCTTCAGGCCAATCAGCCTTCACATATACTTTAAATGTCACTGCATATCTGTCATTCTTCCTTGTGGACACCTTCATGCAACTAGTACTAGTATAAATACAGTATGAGGAACTAGCAGTAAACCATTCATGTGGTTTAAGTCTACTCACTCACAGGCATGGCTGCTCATCTCATCATGTTTCTCCTCTTCAGTGTACTTAAAGGTCAGTCATAGAAATAATTTAATTACCTCGTGTTTCAACAGCTAATGTCAGCAGATGATAAAATTAATGAATAGTTTTTGTATTGGCACTTTCATACTTGCCAACATTCAAATGTGTGTAGATATATAATAGACAAATCACATGAAGGAATAATATTTTAACCAGTTTAAGTAAATATAATCATTAAAGTActttatttgttcttgttgCAGGAGTTCACAGCATAACTACAGTCAGTCAAGTATCAGTGAAAGCTGGACAATCTATCTCCATCCCATGTCTCTATGACTCCCAGTATGAAAATTATCTCAAATATCTGTGTAAAGGATACTATTATCGAGAATGCAaatatgcagtaaaaacaaaccAGCCAGACCAGTCAGGAAAATATTCAATCTctgatgacaaaaaacaaagaatcttCACTGTGACTATTAAAAATTTAAACGCAGATCAGGACAGTCATTACTGGTGTGCTGTGGAGATTCCTGGGATATGGGAAGATGTGAGAGTCTATTTTCATCTGTCTGTCATCAGCGGTAAGAATCCAAAAGTACATTCAAGTACATTTCAAATAAGCCAAAATATTAGGAAAGACTTGGTTGTAATACTAGAATTACTCTGTCAGTCAAGATATAAGAagaataaacatgtttttaaaaaatgctcaaGAAGctataaatgtaaagtataagaCTAGTAACAACTTACTACTTGTTCTACATCAAGGTTCACCCAGTTTCTATGTGGATCATCAGGATATTACAGGGTTTAATGGAGGAAATATCACCATCAAGTTTTACACTACACAAACTGGGAAAATAAAGTGGTGCAAGTTGGGCAGCAAGTGTGTAACACAGCCAACTGGATCAATAGATGGAACAAGAGTGAGCATTAATGAAAGTGTTCACAGTGTTTTCACTGTCACCATGAGTCGAGTGACCACAAAGAGCAGCGGCTGGTACTTATGTTATAAAGGAGACCTCCAGGTGCCAGTGCATTTAACTGTGAATGAAACTTTCACACCCAGTAAGTACAACAACTCTGAACCTGAAATACATTTGTATGAATATTCCCCATGCATCATGATTAGCAATGCTTTGATATGATATTAGAAAATGTTAATCAATTCGTTCTTGCTTGTAGCCTCAGTCATTCCTCACTGAATCTcacagttttctttgtttttcccagATAAAACAAGTACTAAAGATCAGGATGAACAACCAAGGTCAAAAGGACTGCACTGACATGCACTAGCTATACAACTGTGGTTACACGCTGTCtatttattgtcattatgtGAAAACTTTGACCTATGGAAATgataattgtttgtttttattccacAGTGGTTCCCTAACAGCTCTCATTATCTCTTTGACTTtgttgatcttctttgtaacaGTGAGCTTGGTCATTTGGTTTGTGCTCAAAAGATCCAGTAAGTTCACGCGCTCACCGTTGATGAAGCCAGTTCATTCTTCTTACATAATTTAACGTTAAATGTTGACGACACTGCAGTCGCACTTTGAGAGTAAGTTCTTGTTTCTCTTTCAGAATGGACCAAAAGAGAATCATCAGGCACGGCACTGGTATGACATGCTAATTCAttttgaattaatttttttcattatttaagaACAAGAATAATCTGGTAAGATAAACCAAGTACTCTTTGTAGATGCAGTAGTGCAATACAACTGCAGCACACGAATAAATGGTAATCATATCACGtaaatcagcggtccccaacccccgggcctcggaccggtacccgTCCGTGAGACGTTTGGTACCGGGcagcgagagttgaggctcaggtgtgaaatgtatggttttcagggtttttatcggtttgttatcgtttttatcgttaactcggttttcctgggtcgtgtgttatgaataaatcttctttttttcggtaccggcactagttttatttttgttgtatttatccgcgacaccttattgccggtccgtgaaaatattgtcgggcataaaccggtccgtggcgcaaaaaagatTGGGGACCGCTGCCGTAAATAACTTCCTTAATAATGGATATCTGTAGCGTTACGGTTTCTCTTTTGGACACAGGCTCATGAGGAAGTGTATACGTCTGTTAAGCATAGAAACAAAATTGGTTCCCTCCACTAAAGTAACAAAAAATCAACACTTACAGAGTGAGGACAATCCCATTTAAAGCAGCACATGCAGAAGTGAAAcataaatgtgacaaatatagATAAATTGGATTATATCCAACCCTGCTGCAATAAACAGCTGTGGTTAGCGGTTGTTACTGGCACGGTAGAGCAAAGTGGGAAATGacatttttcatgtgtttcacaCCAGCTAGAGTATGGagtgtaaatttaaaaataacattacACTTTACTGTTGCTCTGCTTCCATGTGTGATATACTTACTAATAACTTTAAAGAAacctgtgtgttctgtttgtaGATTTTGTCCAATAATTATTATAGATCATAGGACTGATAAATATTCACAGATGTTGCCCCTTGAAAAAGGGTTAGGCAAGTTCAGAAGTGACAGCCATAAACATTCACAAACATAATGTTAAAcgtaagtaatttattttaCTACACGTGCTTGtaattggattaaaaaaaaaggtttaaagtcTGTTTTGATCTCCGTTTCATATCtgtctcttctttctttctcagagTGTCACTGCTAAATGCGATGAGGATGTGACATACAGCTCTGTGTTTACTGTAACTCAACAAACCACACAAAGGGTGCGTTATAAAAGCTCCGTGTCACAATGTTTCTCAGACATTAAAACTtatgttctttttttacattgtcACCACACAAACAGCATGGCTCAGTCTTAGTGTGTCTGGTGGCTAGACCACTGCTTTAATTCAGACCAAATACTGTAAATATTAGCAACACTTTCAACTCTAAATCTTCAGTACTATATCAGTACCACTACTGTGAAATGGATCAAAGCTTAAAGAATGCAGAGACTCACTTGTTTATCAGTTGCACTAAAAGTCATTCATAAGCGAGTGCtattgttctgtttgtttagACTGAAATATTAAATAGCTAGATGACTGAATACTTTTCTCTGTAGCCTAAAAGGTAATAATTCCCTCTTTTCATCTAGTACCAGAAGAAATTTGTTAGGTATTTATGTCTGATCAGATTAAACCTTTTTAGTAATTTGTGATCAGGGCTGGCACAAGCATGTGCATTGCCATCAGCTGTTTAGTGTTAACAAATGCTGGCATGTATGAATGCTGAATTTAGATGGTAAATAAAGTGACCATAACATATAAACACTGTATAGTTCTCTCTTTAGTTTAAGCATCACATACTTAAGCATGCATTCCAAGAGCTGATGTTGCGATATCCTCTGGTCTAGCTCATCTTTACTCATTCTGCCTAACTCTCATCTTTGCTTCTGTTCTCCCACAGACTGAAAGAGGAGCAGAAGATGTTACATACAGCACTTTGGCTGACTACCAAGCTCAGAGCACCTAATTATTGGATGGTTTAAAATGAGTTATAATAATTTGTCAGTTTGTGCTTTGTTTGCTAACTACAGCCCAGTTGACGTGTTTCAggcatcagatttttttttttttttaccatatttCTTAGTTCAGGTCACATTCCCTGATCAGAGACTAATAACTAGGTAACTACAGAACAAACGTCCGTGCAAACATGCAGGAAACCAGTTATTTATTCTACTCGGGATGATCTGTGCTTCCCTCACAC
It encodes:
- the LOC106098739 gene encoding uncharacterized protein LOC106098739 isoform X1 — encoded protein: MAAHLIMFLLFSVLKGVHSITTVSQVSVKAGQSISIPCLYDSQYENYLKYLCKGYYYRECKYAVKTNQPDQSGKYSISDDKKQRIFTVTIKNLNADQDSHYWCAVEIPGIWEDVRVYFHLSVISGSPSFYVDHQDITGFNGGNITIKFYTTQTGKIKWCKLGSKCVTQPTGSIDGTRVSINESVHSVFTVTMSRVTTKSSGWYLCYKGDLQVPVHLTVNETFTPNKTSTKDQDEQPSGSLTALIISLTLLIFFVTVSLVIWFVLKRSKWTKRESSGTALSVTAKCDEDVTYSSVFTVTQQTTQRTERGAEDVTYSTLADYQAQST
- the LOC106098739 gene encoding uncharacterized protein LOC106098739 isoform X2 produces the protein MAAHLIMFLLFSVLKGVHSITTVSQVSVKAGQSISIPCLYDSQYENYLKYLCKGYYYRECKYAVKTNQPDQSGKYSISDDKKQRIFTVTIKNLNADQDSHYWCAVEIPGIWEDVRVYFHLSVISGSPSFYVDHQDITGFNGGNITIKFYTTQTGKIKWCKLGSKCVTQPTGSIDGTRVSINESVHSVFTVTMSRVTTKSSGWYLCYKGDLQVPVHLTVNETFTPNKTSTKDQDEQPSGSLTALIISLTLLIFFVTVSLVIWFVLKRSKWTKRESSGTALV
- the LOC106098739 gene encoding uncharacterized protein LOC106098739 isoform X3, which codes for MTPNQDSHYWCAVEIPGIWEDVRVYFHLSVISGSPSFYVDHQDITGFNGGNITIKFYTTQTGKIKWCKLGSKCVTQPTGSIDGTRVSINESVHSVFTVTMSRVTTKSSGWYLCYKGDLQVPVHLTVNETFTPNKTSTKDQDEQPSGSLTALIISLTLLIFFVTVSLVIWFVLKRSKWTKRESSGTALSVTAKCDEDVTYSSVFTVTQQTTQRTERGAEDVTYSTLADYQAQST